One Mercenaria mercenaria strain notata chromosome 12, MADL_Memer_1, whole genome shotgun sequence DNA segment encodes these proteins:
- the LOC123534898 gene encoding uncharacterized protein LOC123534898 has protein sequence MEKQTSIKFVIKLVVIFMLLNGGIYCDTEIESKGTAGKDIDGQTLIEMGRRLNKPILTILGMAITNLHRCSEWTQWTECDVTREYYFGTRNRSRECELDKASSGKARKEETDLGICEGGVEGKGFCRKDYNMTTNGFCIKLYVTPKYHDDAEMVCQEDGGFLINIDSDLKYADVKSILNGFLTNVNIGGRRKDSTSQWEYKYGSSSGYFKWFSSSYPMKIDSYLCLAMQNYLWYNLSCSTKFPFLCEIPV, from the coding sequence ATGGAAAAACAAACTAGCATCAAGTTCGTCATCAAACTTGTTGTAATCTTCATGTTGTTAAATGGCGGGATTTATTGTGACACAGAAATTGAGAGTAAAGGTACTGCTGGAAAAGATATTGATGGCCAGACATTGATTGAAATGGGGAGACGCCTGAACAAACCCATTCTAACTATTCTCGGAATGGCGATAACAAACCTTCATCGGTGTTCTGAATGGACGCAATGGACTGAATGTGACGTCACCAGGGAATATTATTTTGGAACGCGAAATCGTAGTAGAGAATGCGAGTTGGACAAAGCTTCAAGCGGAAAAGCAAGAAAGGAAGAGACAGATTTAGGTATATGTGAAGGAGGTGTTGAAGGAAAAGGCTTTTGTCGTAAAGATTATAATATGACAACAAACggattttgcataaaattatatgTCACACCAAAATATCACGATGATGCTGAAATGGTGTGTCAGGAAGATGGAGGATTTCTTATAAATATTGACTCGGATCTGAAGTATGCAGATGTGAAATCTATTTTGAATGGATTTCTTACAAATGTAAACATCGGTGGCCGGCGCAAAGATTCTACTTCACAGTGGGAATACAAATATGGCTCCAGCAGTGGATATTTCAAATGGTTTAGCAGCAGTTACCCTATGAAAATCGATTCTTACTTATGCCTAGCGATGCAGAACTACCTCTGGTATAATCTGTCGTGTTCAACTAAGTTTCCATTCCTCTGTGAAATCCCAGTTTGA